A window of the Virgibacillus pantothenticus genome harbors these coding sequences:
- the ectB gene encoding diaminobutyrate--2-oxoglutarate transaminase, with protein MTTTVVKNNRMQIFEELESAVRSYSRGWPTIFEKAKGYKLWDIDGNMYIDFFAGAGALNYGHNHDTMQEKLIAYIQDDHIIHSLDMGTTPRKTFLETFHNTILKPRNLDYKIMFPGPTGTNTVESALKIARKVTGRDTVISFTNAFHGMTIGSLSVTGNSFKRHGAGVPLHHSVSMPYDKYVNDQDSIAYLERFLEDSGSGVALPAAIILETVQGEGGINAASIEWLQKIASICERWDILLIIDDVQAGCGRTGTFFSFEPAGIAPDIVCLSKSIGGIGLPMAITLIKPEYDQWGPGEHNGTFRGNNLAFIAATEALTAFWQDNTFSKSIIQKSKLVRQRIDRIIDKFPSLQGEARGRGLMQGIVIPEPNCASEICKAAFDIGLIVETSGPNDEVVKFLPPLIIDKEGINQGFDILEVSMEHVLKK; from the coding sequence GTGACTACAACAGTAGTGAAAAATAATCGGATGCAAATATTTGAAGAATTAGAATCTGCAGTTAGAAGCTATAGCAGAGGCTGGCCAACTATCTTTGAAAAAGCAAAAGGCTATAAACTTTGGGATATAGATGGAAATATGTATATTGATTTCTTTGCGGGCGCAGGTGCGCTAAATTACGGACATAATCATGACACCATGCAGGAAAAACTGATCGCTTATATTCAAGATGATCATATTATTCATAGTTTGGATATGGGTACAACACCAAGAAAAACCTTTTTAGAAACATTTCATAACACCATTCTTAAACCCCGTAATCTGGATTACAAAATTATGTTTCCTGGACCAACTGGAACGAATACAGTAGAAAGTGCATTGAAAATTGCCAGAAAAGTAACCGGTCGCGATACAGTGATTAGCTTTACAAATGCTTTTCATGGCATGACGATTGGCTCTTTATCCGTTACTGGTAACTCGTTTAAACGTCATGGCGCTGGCGTTCCGCTTCATCATAGCGTATCGATGCCGTATGATAAATATGTGAATGATCAGGATTCAATTGCTTATTTAGAGCGGTTTCTAGAAGACAGCGGCAGTGGCGTTGCTTTACCTGCTGCAATTATTCTTGAAACAGTACAAGGAGAAGGCGGTATTAATGCAGCCAGTATAGAGTGGCTACAAAAGATTGCCTCTATTTGTGAGCGTTGGGATATTTTGTTGATCATCGATGATGTTCAGGCTGGATGCGGCAGAACAGGCACATTTTTCAGCTTTGAGCCAGCTGGTATAGCACCGGATATTGTCTGTTTGTCTAAATCAATTGGTGGCATCGGTCTTCCAATGGCGATTACATTAATCAAGCCAGAATATGATCAGTGGGGTCCTGGCGAGCATAATGGGACATTCCGTGGAAATAACTTAGCTTTTATTGCAGCAACAGAAGCCTTAACTGCATTTTGGCAGGATAATACATTTTCAAAATCTATTATCCAAAAAAGTAAACTGGTTAGACAGCGTATAGATCGTATCATCGATAAATTCCCATCATTACAGGGAGAAGCTCGAGGAAGGGGGCTTATGCAAGGAATTGTGATTCCAGAGCCTAATTGTGCTTCAGAAATTTGTAAGGCAGCATTTGATATCGGTTTAATTGTCGAGACGTCTGGTCCAAACGATGAAGTTGTCAAATTCCTACCGCCTTTAATTATTGATAAAGAGGGAATTAACCAAGGATTTGATATTTTAGAAGTAAGTATGGAGCATGTATTGAAAAAATAA
- the ectA gene encoding diaminobutyrate acetyltransferase, whose product MPTKNDGAAVWELIHQIDNLDLNSSYSYLLWCDMFSETSIVVEEEGEVVGFISGFIHPNKPNTLFIWQVAVEAAQRGKGLGTHMLLQLLNRKRIAQVQYIEATVAPSNLPSQYLFLGLAKKLDTECVVGNYYTSVDFPRTGHEDEQLYKIGPIRRANNK is encoded by the coding sequence ATGCCTACAAAAAATGATGGGGCAGCAGTATGGGAATTAATTCACCAAATTGACAACCTGGATTTGAATTCTTCTTATAGTTATCTCTTATGGTGTGATATGTTTTCCGAAACATCCATCGTTGTGGAGGAGGAAGGAGAGGTCGTCGGGTTTATATCCGGGTTTATCCATCCGAATAAACCGAATACATTATTTATTTGGCAAGTGGCTGTAGAGGCCGCGCAGCGTGGAAAAGGTCTAGGTACACATATGCTGTTGCAGTTGTTAAATCGTAAGCGAATAGCACAGGTTCAATATATAGAAGCCACAGTAGCTCCATCTAATTTGCCTTCGCAGTATTTATTCTTAGGCTTGGCTAAAAAGCTAGATACAGAGTGCGTCGTTGGCAATTATTATACTTCGGTCGATTTTCCAAGAACAGGACATGAAGATGAGCAATTGTATAAAATCGGTCCTATTAGAAGGGCAAATAATAAATAA
- a CDS encoding metal-dependent hydrolase family protein → MAKKLIKNGIIVDGNGGEPINDGIVVIENEKITYVGNEREYQSDGAETVIDAQGGTILPGFIDTHVHMMFEYSPIAKRLETPFSFMYYQAANYLKATLHAGITSVRDALGADLGVKKAIEVGLISGPRMQLSINALTITGGHGDGYTVSGNTVDLLASDYPGMPNGKCDGVEEVRKKTREMLRAGAEVIKVHATGGVLSATDHPEFTQFSLEELKVIVEEARFRKGVKVMAHAQGAEGIKNAVRAGVHSIEHGIFIDDEAIELMLENGTYLVPTLLAPVAVLETAKEVGMPDSAVAKSKEVIEQHHASIAKAHQAGVKIAMGTDAGVMKHGTNLRELGLMRNAGMSTMETIVASTKTAAECLGWDEQVGTLETGKLADIIVVNGNPLDEIDALANNDTIQVVIKHGQIEKNILS, encoded by the coding sequence TTGGCAAAGAAGCTAATAAAAAACGGAATTATTGTTGATGGCAATGGTGGAGAACCAATAAATGATGGAATTGTTGTAATAGAAAACGAAAAAATTACGTATGTTGGAAATGAAAGAGAATACCAATCGGATGGGGCGGAAACTGTAATCGATGCACAAGGAGGAACCATCTTACCTGGTTTTATTGATACGCATGTACACATGATGTTTGAATACTCCCCGATTGCTAAGCGGTTAGAGACGCCATTTTCATTTATGTATTACCAAGCAGCAAACTATTTAAAAGCAACATTACATGCTGGCATAACTTCTGTTCGTGACGCTTTAGGTGCTGACCTAGGTGTGAAAAAGGCTATTGAAGTTGGACTTATATCAGGACCGAGGATGCAATTAAGTATTAATGCATTGACGATCACTGGAGGTCACGGTGATGGTTATACAGTATCAGGGAATACAGTAGATTTATTAGCTTCTGATTATCCAGGAATGCCAAATGGTAAATGTGATGGGGTAGAAGAGGTTCGCAAAAAAACAAGAGAAATGTTGCGTGCTGGTGCGGAAGTCATCAAAGTTCATGCGACTGGTGGCGTGTTAAGCGCAACAGACCATCCTGAATTTACGCAATTTTCATTAGAAGAGCTGAAGGTAATTGTAGAAGAAGCCCGTTTTCGTAAAGGCGTTAAGGTGATGGCTCATGCTCAAGGTGCTGAAGGTATCAAGAACGCGGTAAGAGCAGGTGTTCACTCTATTGAACATGGGATTTTTATCGATGATGAGGCAATTGAACTGATGCTAGAGAATGGAACGTATCTCGTTCCCACGTTATTAGCTCCAGTAGCTGTATTAGAGACGGCAAAAGAAGTAGGAATGCCAGATTCGGCAGTTGCAAAATCAAAAGAAGTGATTGAACAACACCATGCAAGTATTGCGAAGGCGCATCAAGCAGGCGTAAAAATTGCCATGGGAACGGACGCTGGAGTTATGAAGCATGGGACCAATTTGCGAGAGCTAGGATTAATGAGGAATGCTGGAATGAGTACTATGGAGACAATCGTTGCCTCTACGAAAACAGCAGCGGAATGCTTAGGTTGGGACGAGCAGGTAGGAACCTTAGAAACTGGTAAACTAGCGGATATTATTGTTGTAAATGGAAATCCATTAGATGAAATTGATGCGTTAGCAAATAATGATACGATTCAAGTTGTTATCAAGCATGGGCAAATCGAAAAAAATATATTGAGCTAA
- a CDS encoding Hsp20/alpha crystallin family protein: protein MDHNRWKRGERGPFQGIMEQMDAFFNESAKNFNALIKRPLNVRTRETEANVIVEAELPGFKRDQIQLEIFGNQLRITAEDHSYTDNDTYNRKAEKNITLPFAISEKETKARLNNGILQVIIPKNNSSRKFIDIHDTTDS, encoded by the coding sequence ATGGATCATAATCGATGGAAAAGGGGAGAACGTGGGCCTTTTCAAGGTATTATGGAGCAAATGGACGCTTTCTTCAACGAATCTGCCAAAAATTTCAATGCGCTAATTAAGCGGCCATTGAACGTTCGCACCCGTGAAACAGAAGCTAATGTAATTGTAGAAGCCGAATTACCTGGTTTTAAACGGGATCAAATTCAACTTGAAATATTTGGTAATCAATTACGAATTACCGCCGAAGATCACTCTTACACTGATAACGACACTTACAATCGCAAAGCAGAAAAAAACATTACGCTTCCATTTGCTATATCTGAAAAAGAAACAAAAGCGAGATTAAACAATGGCATTTTGCAAGTCATTATTCCCAAAAACAATTCCAGTAGAAAATTTATTGACATACATGATACAACAGATTCGTAA
- a CDS encoding sulfite exporter TauE/SafE family protein: protein MFDLTTIDWLIVILCALFIGFSKSGLPNLVILVVTLIMFVFPAKESIGVLLPMLLIGDLFAVLYYRRNVIWKYLISLLPWILLGIISGFFVLQQVNDDQLKPIIGAIVLIMIGLKVIRDRFGERFNQLLPTSLFFTIIMGVLSGFTTMVGNAAGAIMTIYLLVKGVPKREFIGLSPSI from the coding sequence TTGTTTGATTTAACGACAATCGACTGGCTAATCGTTATACTATGTGCGTTATTTATCGGCTTTTCCAAATCAGGTCTTCCGAATTTAGTTATATTAGTTGTTACATTAATTATGTTTGTATTTCCAGCTAAGGAATCGATTGGAGTTTTACTTCCTATGCTTCTAATTGGGGATTTGTTTGCAGTTCTCTATTATCGTCGTAATGTTATTTGGAAATATTTAATATCACTTCTTCCATGGATATTACTAGGTATCATCAGCGGTTTTTTTGTTTTACAGCAAGTAAATGATGACCAGCTAAAGCCAATTATTGGTGCGATTGTACTCATTATGATTGGTTTAAAAGTCATTCGTGATCGATTTGGAGAACGCTTTAATCAGCTTTTACCAACTTCCTTATTTTTTACAATTATCATGGGAGTTCTCAGTGGCTTTACGACGATGGTAGGAAATGCTGCTGGTGCTATTATGACTATTTATTTGTTAGTAAAAGGTGTACCAAAGAGGGAATTTATCGGTTTATCACCGTCAATTTGA
- a CDS encoding ABC transporter ATP-binding protein translates to MGILIQGKNVSKKVNNNCILDHIDFTFCQGEAVAIIGTNGSGKSTLLRLLTGITQPSSGTIQRDNCRIGYVPEQFPVNMSFTAFDYLYHLGRIEGLSRETSKKRARQLLKQFGLQATSKVMKLYSKGMRQKVNIMQALLHSPRLLILDEPLSGLDDTAQLEVESILYELKEKGLTIIFTCHDDILLKRLADRIVHLRNGKFMEATETILATKENPVTIETTLPADYLVLKQFDNNPKINAMQILANKVIFKVHPLKSDEMILQLIQAGVSIISVTQTRQIDVFNKERG, encoded by the coding sequence GTGGGGATACTGATTCAAGGAAAGAATGTTTCCAAAAAAGTGAATAATAATTGTATTTTAGATCATATCGACTTTACCTTTTGTCAAGGCGAAGCAGTAGCAATTATTGGTACGAATGGTTCAGGGAAGAGCACGCTGCTTCGGCTTTTAACTGGGATTACGCAGCCTTCGAGTGGTACTATTCAACGTGATAATTGTCGTATTGGCTATGTACCAGAACAATTTCCGGTAAATATGTCGTTTACAGCATTTGACTACCTTTATCATTTAGGGAGGATTGAAGGGCTATCCCGTGAAACATCGAAGAAGAGAGCCCGCCAACTTCTCAAGCAATTTGGTTTACAAGCAACGTCTAAAGTAATGAAGCTCTATTCTAAAGGAATGAGGCAAAAAGTAAACATCATGCAAGCATTGTTACATTCTCCCCGTCTACTAATTTTAGATGAGCCATTATCGGGTTTGGATGATACCGCTCAATTAGAAGTCGAGTCTATTTTATATGAGCTAAAAGAAAAAGGACTGACCATCATATTCACCTGTCATGACGATATACTTTTAAAACGACTTGCAGACCGTATCGTCCATTTGCGAAATGGCAAGTTCATGGAAGCTACTGAAACAATTTTAGCAACAAAAGAAAACCCAGTTACGATTGAAACGACCCTTCCAGCTGACTATTTAGTACTGAAGCAATTTGACAACAACCCCAAAATAAATGCGATGCAAATACTTGCAAATAAAGTTATATTCAAAGTACACCCGTTAAAAAGCGATGAAATGATTCTTCAATTGATTCAAGCTGGTGTTTCCATAATTTCTGTTACGCAAACTAGACAGATTGACGTTTTTAATAAAGAGAGGGGGTAA
- a CDS encoding CoxG family protein, protein MPSGTKKVTLNVPIEHVWNFVSDMNYWAPLVPGYIDHEIINDKESTWTFKGDLGIVHKKVHLKVIITKWEKPEKVTFDLKGLSEKFTGSGAFNAKAINADQTKMTGHLDIKAGGIMGPVINPALKSFVPKMTSELTEAISQEITKRQSFS, encoded by the coding sequence ATGCCTAGTGGAACGAAGAAGGTTACCCTAAATGTGCCAATTGAACATGTGTGGAATTTTGTTAGCGACATGAACTATTGGGCGCCATTAGTACCTGGTTATATTGATCATGAAATTATCAACGATAAGGAATCGACATGGACGTTCAAAGGCGACCTCGGTATCGTTCATAAGAAAGTACATTTAAAGGTGATTATCACCAAATGGGAAAAGCCTGAAAAAGTAACATTTGACTTGAAAGGCTTAAGTGAAAAATTTACCGGTAGTGGAGCATTTAATGCCAAGGCTATTAACGCTGACCAGACGAAAATGACCGGCCATTTGGATATCAAAGCAGGGGGAATAATGGGACCTGTGATCAATCCAGCGTTAAAATCATTTGTTCCTAAAATGACTTCAGAATTAACGGAAGCTATTTCTCAAGAAATAACCAAACGCCAAAGTTTTTCGTAA
- a CDS encoding hydroxymethylglutaryl-CoA synthase, with amino-acid sequence MKIGIDKIGFYAPHLYVDMNNLAKARDVEPAKFTIGIGQEKMAIAPLTQDAVTLAANAAMEILDDSDRAAVDFVIFGTETGVDHSKAAGVYVHHLLNLQPHTRTVEVKQACFGATAGIQMAKGHIALNPDSKVLVLASDIARYGLRTGGEATQGAGAVAMIISKDPKILALEEPSSYLTEDVMDFWRPVYSEYAQVDGKLSNEMYLSFFEKIWNAYKQKTGLGIGDFAAICYHLPYTKMGLKALRTIYDQGTETDKDRLLENLEYSKIYNKHVGNIYTGSLYLSFLSLLEHQSNLNAGDRIGLFSYGSGAVGEFFTGLLQPDYQVHLNTKQHQDLLASRKEVSVEEYEQIFEAKLPKDGTDFELDVDADPAKIKLSGVGGHIRHYMNSSQVKV; translated from the coding sequence ATGAAAATAGGGATTGATAAAATAGGTTTTTACGCTCCGCATTTATATGTGGACATGAATAATTTGGCAAAAGCTAGAGACGTAGAACCGGCAAAATTCACCATTGGTATTGGTCAGGAAAAAATGGCTATTGCACCACTTACACAAGACGCAGTTACATTAGCTGCCAACGCAGCAATGGAAATTCTGGATGATTCGGATAGAGCTGCAGTTGATTTTGTTATATTTGGTACAGAAACAGGAGTTGACCACTCAAAAGCAGCAGGGGTTTATGTTCATCATTTACTGAACCTGCAACCTCATACGAGAACAGTAGAAGTAAAGCAGGCATGTTTTGGCGCAACTGCTGGTATTCAAATGGCAAAAGGGCATATTGCTTTAAATCCAGACAGTAAGGTTTTAGTATTAGCTTCAGATATTGCGAGATACGGGCTTCGAACTGGCGGTGAGGCGACACAAGGTGCTGGTGCAGTTGCCATGATCATTAGTAAGGATCCAAAAATTTTGGCACTTGAAGAGCCGTCGTCCTATTTAACAGAGGATGTGATGGATTTTTGGCGTCCGGTTTATTCGGAATATGCACAGGTAGATGGGAAACTTTCGAATGAAATGTACTTGTCGTTCTTTGAAAAAATTTGGAATGCATATAAACAAAAAACAGGGTTAGGTATTGGTGACTTTGCTGCTATTTGTTACCATCTTCCATATACAAAAATGGGATTAAAGGCTTTACGTACTATTTATGATCAAGGCACTGAAACAGATAAAGATCGCTTACTGGAAAACCTGGAATACAGTAAAATTTATAATAAACATGTCGGTAATATTTATACAGGCTCTTTATATTTAAGCTTTCTGTCATTGCTTGAACATCAAAGCAATCTAAATGCGGGTGATAGAATAGGGTTGTTTAGCTATGGTTCTGGAGCTGTTGGAGAGTTCTTTACTGGTCTTCTGCAACCTGATTATCAAGTCCATTTAAACACGAAACAACATCAGGATTTACTCGCGTCGAGAAAAGAAGTGAGTGTGGAAGAGTATGAACAAATCTTTGAAGCAAAATTGCCTAAGGATGGAACAGATTTTGAACTTGATGTAGACGCTGACCCAGCTAAAATAAAGCTTTCTGGAGTTGGTGGTCATATCCGTCATTACATGAATAGTAGTCAAGTGAAGGTTTAA
- a CDS encoding STAS domain-containing protein gives MVNKRHEKLYLFEKALNYTGVGLIITDPNLEENPIIFVNRGFTELTGYMENEVVGKNCRFLQGTETDPYSLERIRKAIQANESITIQVYNYKKDGTGFWNELSIDPMWVEEEQKYYFVGVQKDVTNEKESERLLQNSLLEIEKLSTPIVPIRDDVAVLPLIGNMNDQRMETMMATISTYMEQANEEYIIIDLSGLHEVDTYTVSRLLKIHQFISLMGKKLLFAGIRPDMALKTVIIQDTFKDMNTFKNVKMALHFIDKEKEDK, from the coding sequence ATGGTAAATAAACGACATGAAAAATTATATTTATTTGAAAAAGCATTAAACTATACTGGGGTTGGATTAATTATTACTGACCCTAATTTAGAGGAAAATCCGATTATTTTTGTAAACAGAGGTTTTACAGAATTGACTGGGTATATGGAAAATGAAGTAGTTGGGAAAAATTGCCGCTTTTTGCAAGGAACAGAAACAGATCCTTACAGTTTGGAGCGGATTCGTAAAGCAATACAAGCAAACGAATCGATTACAATACAGGTATACAATTATAAGAAAGACGGGACAGGCTTTTGGAATGAGTTATCGATTGACCCGATGTGGGTGGAAGAAGAACAAAAATATTACTTCGTCGGTGTGCAAAAAGATGTGACCAATGAGAAGGAGAGCGAACGACTATTACAAAATAGTTTGTTAGAGATCGAAAAGCTTTCAACGCCTATTGTACCGATTCGCGATGATGTAGCGGTCTTGCCGCTCATTGGAAATATGAATGATCAACGGATGGAAACAATGATGGCAACTATATCTACCTATATGGAACAAGCGAATGAAGAATATATTATTATTGACTTATCTGGTCTACACGAAGTAGATACATACACGGTATCACGTCTATTAAAGATTCACCAATTTATTTCATTAATGGGAAAAAAATTATTATTTGCTGGCATTCGTCCTGATATGGCATTAAAAACGGTGATTATTCAGGATACATTTAAAGATATGAATACGTTTAAAAATGTAAAGATGGCGTTGCATTTTATAGATAAGGAGAAAGAGGATAAATAG
- a CDS encoding antibiotic biosynthesis monooxygenase family protein — translation MKVNIIELNEKQQLSINEIGNNIWIASEAQKKKYEIIDQANTLQTKGIIVLNCIPVHDEKRRRFEERFLNRPRLIENEPGFVAIRVLRPVQDDIYIVLTQWQTEEAFRNWQASTAYQHAHRKRKTQQGIDQETGVLKNKPYHKLYRPITN, via the coding sequence GTGAAAGTAAACATAATAGAGCTAAACGAGAAGCAACAATTATCTATAAATGAAATCGGGAACAACATTTGGATTGCTTCGGAAGCACAAAAAAAGAAATACGAAATTATAGATCAAGCAAATACTTTACAAACAAAGGGTATTATTGTTTTAAATTGTATTCCTGTTCATGATGAAAAAAGGAGACGTTTTGAAGAACGGTTTTTAAACCGGCCTAGATTAATAGAAAATGAGCCAGGATTTGTTGCAATTCGCGTATTACGCCCAGTACAAGATGACATATATATAGTCTTGACTCAGTGGCAGACAGAGGAGGCTTTTCGAAACTGGCAGGCATCTACTGCCTACCAACATGCACATAGAAAAAGAAAAACACAGCAAGGGATTGACCAAGAAACAGGTGTACTAAAAAACAAACCTTACCACAAGTTGTATCGACCAATTACTAATTAA
- a CDS encoding TRAP transporter large permease codes for MTPELIGLLGIIGLIMLLLLKIPVGIALILIGLIGTTLIRGWDVAFAQLGRTPFDTASSYSLSVIPLFILMGMLLSYTGMGKDLYRAVDSWIGHLRGGLAMATIGTAAVFSAISGSLNATTATVSKITLPEMKKYNYKPSLSTACVAAGGTLGILIPPSVILILYGIQTREPIGELLIAGIIPGMIQMIIFILIVALLVRKDPSLAPVRSEQGSTREKLHTIKSIWPFLALFLISIGGIYVGVFTPTEAAGVGAMGAMLFSFLSRRLNWHKLKLAFNESVKLTAYIFLILIGATLFSQFLTISRLPVELTSLVSHLELNPYVILIAILLALFLLGCFIEGLSLIVLTIPIIYPIILELGFNGVWFGIIMVMAINIGSLTPPLGISIFVIKGVATDIPVQTIFKGAIPMIAGMIICVLILIVFPSIVTVLPSLMR; via the coding sequence ATGACTCCTGAACTGATTGGGTTGTTAGGAATTATTGGATTGATTATGCTGCTGTTATTAAAAATACCAGTAGGCATTGCATTAATTCTCATTGGTTTGATCGGTACAACACTTATCCGTGGTTGGGATGTTGCGTTTGCTCAGTTAGGAAGAACTCCTTTTGATACAGCGAGTTCATACTCGTTAAGTGTGATTCCGTTATTCATATTAATGGGAATGCTTCTTTCGTATACAGGAATGGGTAAGGATTTATACCGGGCTGTTGATAGCTGGATTGGTCATTTAAGAGGTGGATTAGCGATGGCAACTATAGGTACGGCAGCTGTTTTTTCGGCTATCTCAGGTTCGTTAAATGCTACAACTGCAACGGTTTCTAAAATAACTTTACCAGAAATGAAAAAATATAATTATAAGCCAAGCCTTTCTACAGCGTGTGTTGCAGCAGGCGGAACATTGGGTATTCTCATACCGCCAAGCGTAATATTAATTTTATATGGTATACAAACAAGAGAACCGATTGGAGAGTTGCTCATTGCAGGTATTATCCCTGGAATGATCCAAATGATCATTTTTATACTCATTGTTGCATTGCTTGTGCGGAAGGATCCTTCATTGGCACCTGTAAGATCAGAACAGGGATCAACAAGAGAAAAACTCCATACGATAAAGAGTATTTGGCCATTTCTAGCGTTATTTCTAATTAGTATTGGCGGAATTTACGTAGGGGTTTTTACACCTACAGAAGCGGCTGGAGTCGGAGCGATGGGGGCCATGCTTTTTTCTTTTCTTTCAAGAAGATTGAATTGGCACAAGCTAAAACTTGCCTTTAATGAATCCGTAAAATTGACAGCATATATTTTTTTAATTCTTATTGGCGCTACGTTATTTAGCCAGTTTTTAACGATTAGCAGACTACCAGTGGAACTAACCAGTTTAGTTAGTCATTTGGAATTGAACCCATATGTTATTCTAATTGCTATTTTGTTGGCATTGTTTTTGCTTGGATGTTTTATTGAAGGTTTGTCGCTTATTGTGCTTACCATTCCCATTATCTATCCGATTATTTTAGAGTTGGGATTTAACGGTGTTTGGTTCGGTATCATTATGGTAATGGCAATTAATATCGGTTCATTAACGCCCCCACTTGGGATTAGTATTTTTGTAATTAAAGGAGTTGCTACAGATATACCTGTACAAACCATTTTTAAAGGCGCTATCCCGATGATTGCTGGGATGATAATTTGCGTACTGATCCTCATTGTCTTTCCTTCCATTGTCACTGTTTTACCGAGTTTAATGAGATGA
- a CDS encoding TRAP transporter small permease, producing MDRWIKQLAKLSHFAAQFILFLMAMFITLDVLSRWLWNRPITGTVDFMELGLSMVIFLSIAYTHVKEEHITIDFFVERFSTRTQFILDGIIHLIIAVLLVLVAWSTGRYAVRLYHANTVTGDLAISLYPIAWLAVMGLSLFAWAALLHAIRYMQKGANTNDS from the coding sequence ATGGATAGATGGATTAAACAATTAGCGAAACTTTCTCATTTTGCGGCCCAATTTATCTTGTTTTTGATGGCTATGTTTATTACGTTAGATGTATTATCAAGGTGGCTTTGGAATAGACCGATCACAGGAACGGTAGACTTTATGGAACTTGGGCTGTCAATGGTGATTTTTTTAAGCATTGCTTATACACACGTAAAGGAAGAACATATTACAATCGATTTTTTTGTGGAACGTTTTTCAACGCGTACGCAATTTATTCTAGATGGCATTATTCATTTAATTATTGCGGTGTTATTGGTTTTGGTTGCATGGAGTACGGGAAGGTACGCCGTTCGTTTGTATCATGCAAATACAGTGACAGGTGATTTAGCTATTTCATTATATCCAATTGCATGGCTTGCTGTTATGGGATTAAGTTTATTTGCTTGGGCTGCTTTGTTGCATGCGATACGTTATATGCAAAAGGGGGCCAACACAAATGACTCCTGA
- a CDS encoding TRAP transporter substrate-binding protein — protein sequence MFRKIRMLIGIVVLFILVACSEGIASTSSEHHLIISHFLPGSHPIQTDVFQAIGNEMKEKSNGAISYDLYPANALGDAGSQYDMAVTGEVDIALSVHGYSPGRFPLVSILELPFFAESAAHGSEIMEHLYDEFPSIQNEHNDTIPLFLFTADPAQLVTKAEPIKSPEDVKGLRIRSPSPLANDILEVLGAVPVSMPMGDVYESMERGVIDGAMIPLEALYNYNLYEVANYITIGNFSTTPFFAVMNQDKYERLSESEKTIVQQATGIETAIKSGSVFDEDGKKGRKLAEDNGAQVYEVMGNNLAEWKEALDPIFDAWVNEMEKDGLPGGEIYQRALELKEELR from the coding sequence ATGTTTCGTAAAATAAGGATGTTGATAGGAATCGTAGTATTATTTATTCTGGTTGCGTGTTCAGAAGGGATTGCTTCCACTAGCTCTGAGCACCATTTGATAATTTCGCACTTTTTACCAGGAAGTCATCCGATACAAACAGATGTTTTTCAAGCTATTGGTAATGAAATGAAAGAAAAGTCTAATGGTGCTATTTCATATGATTTGTATCCTGCCAATGCATTAGGAGATGCAGGTTCACAATATGATATGGCTGTTACAGGAGAAGTTGATATCGCTTTAAGTGTTCACGGTTATTCACCCGGAAGGTTTCCACTAGTATCGATATTGGAATTGCCTTTTTTTGCAGAATCAGCAGCGCATGGATCTGAAATCATGGAGCATTTGTATGATGAGTTTCCAAGTATTCAAAATGAACATAATGACACGATCCCTTTATTTTTATTTACAGCCGATCCAGCACAGCTAGTAACGAAAGCGGAGCCGATTAAATCACCGGAGGACGTGAAGGGATTACGAATTCGCTCTCCTTCTCCATTAGCAAATGATATTTTAGAAGTGCTAGGAGCTGTTCCGGTATCTATGCCGATGGGAGATGTATATGAATCTATGGAACGTGGCGTCATTGATGGAGCGATGATTCCTTTAGAAGCGTTGTACAATTACAACCTATATGAAGTAGCAAACTATATTACGATTGGAAACTTTTCTACAACTCCTTTTTTTGCCGTTATGAATCAAGATAAGTATGAGCGATTGTCCGAATCAGAAAAAACAATCGTTCAACAAGCGACTGGTATAGAAACTGCAATAAAAAGTGGCAGTGTTTTTGATGAAGATGGCAAAAAAGGGAGAAAGCTAGCAGAAGATAATGGTGCCCAAGTGTACGAAGTGATGGGGAATAATTTAGCCGAATGGAAAGAAGCTTTGGATCCTATTTTTGACGCTTGGGTTAACGAGATGGAGAAAGACGGTTTGCCTGGAGGCGAAATCTATCAGCGAGCTTTAGAACTGAAAGAAGAGTTAAGATGA